The proteins below are encoded in one region of Flavobacterium nackdongense:
- a CDS encoding anthranilate synthase component I family protein — MKLFKLQTKYKQILADTITPVSVYFKIRDRFPNSLLLESSDYHGNDNSFSYICCNPIASIKIENETIYKIFPDQTTETILIDSKTDIPEVIQEFSAQFQSKKNDFKFINNGLFGYISYDAVRYFEKVTISKKDEQTTIPDVFYAVYQNIIAINHFKNEAYIFCHSLDGKNNISEIEQLLQSRNIASYKFSRDGEGSSNLTDEEFKHNVALAKKHCQRGDVFQLVLSRRFTQGFKGDEFNVYRALRSINPSPYLFFFDYGDFKIFGSSPEAQIIVKNRKAEIHPIAGTFRRTGDDEKDAVLAKKLSEDQKENSEHVMLVDLARNDLSRHGHGVQVEKYREIQFFSHVIHLVSKVTGQLHEKATAMQVVADTFPAGTLSGAPKHRAMQLIEDYEKTNRNFYGGAIGFMDFEGNFNHAIMIRTFLSKNHQLHSQAGAGIVASSDEESEMQEVYNKLLALNKALDLAEKI, encoded by the coding sequence ATGAAACTATTTAAACTGCAAACCAAATACAAACAAATACTCGCTGACACGATTACACCGGTAAGCGTTTATTTCAAAATTCGGGATCGATTTCCGAATAGCTTACTTTTAGAAAGTAGCGATTATCACGGTAACGACAATAGCTTCTCGTACATCTGCTGTAATCCTATTGCATCAATCAAAATCGAAAACGAAACGATCTACAAAATCTTTCCTGACCAAACTACCGAAACCATCTTGATCGACTCCAAAACAGATATTCCGGAAGTCATTCAGGAATTTTCTGCACAGTTCCAATCGAAAAAAAATGATTTCAAATTCATCAATAACGGATTGTTTGGCTACATTTCATATGATGCCGTTCGTTATTTCGAAAAAGTGACGATCTCCAAAAAAGACGAACAAACCACTATTCCGGATGTCTTTTATGCCGTGTATCAAAACATCATTGCCATCAATCACTTCAAAAATGAAGCGTACATTTTCTGTCATAGTTTAGATGGGAAAAATAATATTTCGGAAATCGAACAATTATTACAATCTCGAAATATTGCATCCTACAAATTTAGCCGTGATGGCGAAGGTAGTTCTAATTTGACCGATGAAGAATTCAAACACAATGTTGCCTTAGCTAAAAAGCATTGCCAACGAGGCGATGTGTTTCAATTGGTTTTATCCCGACGATTTACCCAAGGCTTCAAAGGGGATGAATTCAATGTGTACCGCGCCTTGCGGAGCATCAACCCCTCGCCTTACCTATTCTTTTTTGATTATGGTGATTTCAAAATATTTGGTTCTTCACCCGAAGCACAGATTATTGTCAAAAACCGAAAAGCCGAAATCCACCCTATTGCCGGTACGTTCAGAAGGACTGGCGACGATGAAAAAGATGCTGTTTTGGCCAAAAAATTATCGGAAGACCAAAAAGAAAATAGCGAACACGTGATGTTAGTCGATTTGGCTCGAAATGATCTGAGTCGTCACGGACACGGTGTTCAGGTAGAAAAATACAGAGAAATTCAGTTCTTCTCGCACGTGATTCATTTGGTTTCGAAAGTAACAGGGCAATTACACGAAAAAGCTACCGCTATGCAAGTCGTGGCCGATACTTTCCCAGCGGGGACTTTGAGTGGAGCGCCTAAACACAGAGCAATGCAATTGATCGAAGACTACGAAAAAACCAATCGTAATTTCTATGGAGGCGCCATCGGTTTTATGGATTTTGAAGGCAACTTCAATCACGCGATTATGATTCGAACCTTCTTGAGCAAAAACCACCAATTGCATTCGCAAGCGGGTGCTGGAATCGTAGCAAGTTCCGATGAAGAAAGCGAAATGCAGGAAGTGTACAATAAATTATTAGCGCTGAACAAAGCGTTAGACTTAGCGGAGAAAATATAA
- the trpA gene encoding tryptophan synthase subunit alpha: MNRINQKLQANTKILSIYFSAGYPNLNDTVQIIQDLEAKGVDMIEIGLPFSDPLADGPTIQESSTQALYNGMTTQVLFDQLKDIRKKVSIPLVIMGYFNPMLQYGVENFCQKCAEIGIDGLIIPDLPVDVYADEYKATFEQYGLKNIFLITPQTSDERIRFIDSVSDGFIYMVSSASVTGSQSGFGSTQENYFKRIADMNLKNPQIIGFGISNKETFNQATQFAKGAIIGSAFITNLTENGVESIGEFVKAIR, translated from the coding sequence ATGAACAGAATCAATCAAAAATTACAAGCAAATACCAAAATACTTTCTATCTATTTTTCAGCTGGATATCCGAATTTAAACGATACAGTACAAATTATACAAGACCTTGAAGCAAAAGGTGTCGATATGATCGAAATCGGTTTGCCATTCAGTGATCCGTTGGCCGATGGTCCCACCATTCAAGAGAGTTCCACCCAAGCTTTATACAACGGAATGACCACCCAAGTTTTGTTTGACCAACTCAAAGACATCCGAAAAAAAGTTTCCATTCCATTGGTGATTATGGGGTATTTTAATCCGATGCTGCAATATGGAGTGGAAAATTTCTGCCAGAAATGTGCCGAAATTGGCATCGATGGCCTAATCATTCCAGACCTTCCTGTTGACGTGTATGCTGACGAATACAAAGCCACTTTCGAGCAATACGGACTCAAAAACATCTTCCTGATTACACCTCAAACTTCGGACGAGCGCATTCGTTTTATCGACAGCGTATCGGACGGATTTATTTATATGGTAAGTTCGGCTAGTGTTACGGGTTCCCAATCTGGTTTTGGAAGTACACAAGAAAATTATTTCAAACGCATCGCCGATATGAACCTGAAAAATCCTCAGATAATCGGTTTTGGAATTAGTAATAAGGAAACCTTCAATCAAGCCACGCAATTTGCCAAAGGCGCAATTATAGGAAGTGCTTTCATTACAAATTTGACTGAGAATGGAGTTGAAAGTATTGGGGAATTTGTAAAAGCGATTCGATAG
- a CDS encoding NAD(P)H-dependent oxidoreductase has translation MNTFLDHQNWRYATKKFDSSKKISNQDFELLLEAIRLSSSSYGLQPYKILIIENQDLRAKIQQAAWGQSQVVDASHLLIFANQTDISDAQIDEFFENTSKTRGIEIESLAGYQGFMKSKINELSADAKNIWNSKQTYLALANLMNAAAELKIDVTPMEGFSPADVNEILGLKELGLNASLLAPIGYRHSEDATQHYKKVRKSKEELFITI, from the coding sequence ATGAACACTTTTTTAGACCATCAAAACTGGAGATACGCGACAAAAAAATTCGATTCCTCCAAAAAAATTTCAAATCAAGATTTTGAGCTTTTATTGGAAGCGATTCGTTTGAGTTCCTCCTCTTACGGTTTACAACCCTATAAAATTCTTATCATTGAAAATCAAGATTTGAGAGCCAAAATTCAGCAAGCTGCTTGGGGACAGTCGCAAGTTGTAGACGCTTCTCATCTTCTAATTTTTGCCAATCAAACGGATATTAGTGATGCTCAAATCGATGAATTCTTCGAAAACACAAGCAAAACTAGAGGAATCGAAATAGAATCACTTGCAGGATATCAAGGTTTTATGAAAAGTAAAATCAATGAATTATCTGCTGATGCAAAAAACATTTGGAACTCCAAACAAACCTATTTGGCCTTAGCCAATTTAATGAATGCTGCGGCCGAACTAAAAATTGATGTGACACCGATGGAAGGTTTTTCACCTGCCGACGTCAATGAAATATTAGGACTAAAAGAACTAGGACTAAACGCATCACTACTAGCGCCTATCGGGTATCGCCACAGCGAAGATGCAACTCAACACTATAAAAAAGTCAGAAAATCAAAAGAAGAATTATTCATCACAATTTAA
- a CDS encoding gamma-glutamylcyclotransferase family protein has product MIKLFTYGSLQHDDVQENLFGRVLHGTPERIIGYELKRIQIEEEFGIVHYPVIVETENPADFIDGMVYNVTEKELHQADLYEGMHYKRVEVHLNSNQKAWAYSAADLTHF; this is encoded by the coding sequence ATGATAAAATTATTCACCTACGGCAGCTTGCAACACGATGATGTGCAAGAAAATCTTTTCGGTAGAGTTTTACACGGCACTCCCGAAAGAATCATTGGATATGAATTGAAAAGAATCCAAATCGAAGAAGAATTTGGAATTGTCCATTATCCGGTCATTGTAGAAACCGAAAACCCAGCCGATTTCATTGATGGAATGGTCTATAACGTAACAGAAAAAGAACTTCATCAAGCCGATTTGTACGAAGGAATGCATTACAAAAGAGTTGAAGTACACTTGAACTCCAACCAAAAAGCCTGGGCTTATAGCGCTGCCGATTTAACTCACTTTTAA
- a CDS encoding NADP-dependent glyceraldehyde-3-phosphate dehydrogenase encodes MNIIPQEYQINAPLVQDTYLVNGDLVKWTGKSTSVYSTISSTADYEPTFLGTIPFMGEKEAIEAVDAATSAYNNGQGLWPTMKVVDRIKCMENFVFQMKAQRTEVVKLLMWEIGKTLGDSEKEFDRTVEYIYDTIESYKELNSRSAHFSKVQGINAMVRRGPLGVVLCLGPYNYPLNETFTLLIPALIMGNPVIFKPAKYGVLLISPLLEAFRSSFPKGVINILFGRGREVASPIMKSGKISILALIGNSKSAIALQDLHPNKNRLRLILGLEAKNPAIILPDANLDLAIQECVAGSLSFNGQRCTALKILYVHESIVDEFNKRFAAKVDELIYGNPWDPSVFLTPLPETDKPDYIQELIDDAKSKGAKVLNNKGGDRSQNFIFPAVLYPINKEMRVYQEEQFGPVVPIIAFKNIQEPLNDMAESQYGQQVSLFGQNIKTIAPLIDTLVNLVSRVNLNSSCQRGPDVFPFTGRKDSAVGTLSIHDALRSFSIRTFVASKDNQYNNEILQDLLNSKESNFINTDYIL; translated from the coding sequence ATGAATATAATTCCACAGGAATACCAAATTAATGCGCCTTTAGTGCAAGATACTTATTTAGTAAACGGAGATTTAGTCAAATGGACTGGAAAAAGCACTTCAGTGTATTCCACCATATCATCAACAGCGGATTACGAACCCACTTTTTTGGGTACAATCCCTTTTATGGGCGAAAAGGAAGCGATAGAAGCTGTCGACGCTGCCACCTCAGCCTATAACAATGGTCAAGGTTTATGGCCGACAATGAAGGTCGTGGATCGCATCAAATGTATGGAGAATTTTGTTTTCCAAATGAAAGCCCAGCGAACTGAAGTTGTAAAACTTTTGATGTGGGAAATTGGAAAAACATTGGGCGATTCCGAAAAAGAATTTGACAGAACGGTCGAATACATCTATGATACTATCGAAAGTTACAAAGAGTTGAACAGTCGAAGTGCTCATTTCTCAAAAGTACAAGGGATAAATGCGATGGTTCGTAGAGGTCCATTAGGGGTTGTTTTGTGTTTAGGTCCTTACAATTATCCTTTGAATGAAACCTTTACTTTATTGATTCCCGCTTTGATTATGGGGAATCCGGTTATTTTTAAACCTGCCAAATATGGGGTATTATTGATTTCTCCTTTATTAGAAGCGTTTCGAAGCAGTTTTCCAAAAGGGGTAATTAATATTCTTTTCGGACGTGGTCGTGAAGTCGCTTCGCCGATTATGAAATCTGGAAAAATTTCGATTTTGGCATTGATAGGCAACAGTAAATCAGCTATTGCTTTGCAAGATTTACATCCGAATAAAAATAGATTGCGTTTGATTTTAGGATTAGAAGCCAAAAACCCAGCCATAATTTTGCCTGATGCCAATTTAGATCTGGCCATTCAGGAATGTGTTGCGGGTTCCTTATCCTTTAACGGACAGCGCTGTACAGCATTGAAAATTTTGTATGTACACGAATCTATAGTCGATGAATTCAATAAGCGATTTGCTGCAAAAGTAGATGAGTTAATTTATGGAAATCCTTGGGATCCTTCGGTTTTTCTAACTCCATTGCCTGAAACGGATAAACCTGATTATATTCAGGAATTGATTGACGATGCAAAATCAAAGGGAGCAAAAGTGCTAAACAATAAAGGGGGAGATCGTTCACAGAATTTTATATTTCCCGCCGTTTTATATCCAATCAATAAAGAAATGAGAGTATACCAAGAGGAGCAATTTGGCCCTGTCGTACCTATTATTGCATTCAAAAACATTCAAGAACCACTCAATGATATGGCGGAATCACAATATGGTCAACAAGTAAGTTTGTTCGGCCAAAATATCAAAACCATTGCACCGCTTATCGATACCTTGGTCAATTTAGTATCGAGAGTCAATTTGAATAGTTCGTGCCAAAGAGGGCCCGATGTATTTCCGTTTACCGGTCGAAAAGATTCAGCAGTGGGAACCTTGAGTATTCACGATGCATTGCGTTCTTTTTCAATCAGGACTTTTGTGGCTTCAAAAGACAATCAGTACAACAATGAAATCTTGCAAGATTTACTCAATAGCAAAGAGTCTAATTTTATCAATACCGATTATATTTTATAG
- a CDS encoding rhodanese-like domain-containing protein encodes MDLTQEDWVSQYEADTNAVILDVRTENECNEGIISNAINIDIYEGQGFIEKIEALDKSKNYYVYCRSGARSAKACEVMESLGFDHAFNLLGGILGWDGEIVSP; translated from the coding sequence ATGGACTTAACACAAGAAGATTGGGTTTCACAATATGAAGCCGATACGAACGCCGTTATTTTAGACGTTAGAACAGAAAATGAATGCAATGAAGGGATCATTTCAAATGCCATCAACATCGATATTTATGAGGGGCAGGGGTTTATTGAAAAAATTGAAGCCTTAGACAAATCCAAAAATTATTATGTATACTGCCGTTCGGGAGCGAGGAGTGCGAAGGCTTGCGAAGTAATGGAAAGCCTTGGTTTTGATCACGCTTTTAATTTGTTAGGAGGAATTTTGGGCTGGGATGGCGAAATCGTTTCTCCATAA
- a CDS encoding YceI family protein yields MKNLKSIALALVVVLSTAAGTAQTKKIDVSKSSIEWLGKKVTGQHNGTVNFKEGAVVLKGNKLSGGNFTVDMASLTATDLSGEYQGKLNGHLKADDFFGTAKFPTATLVFKKIGTKSANVYTVTADLTIKGITKPVTFDMTVTGNSATTKFMVDRTKYDIKYNSKSFFESIGDKAIYDDFELNVKLVF; encoded by the coding sequence ATGAAAAATTTAAAATCAATTGCATTAGCATTAGTAGTAGTTTTATCTACAGCGGCAGGAACTGCTCAAACCAAAAAAATTGATGTGTCTAAAAGTAGCATCGAATGGTTAGGAAAAAAAGTAACAGGACAACACAACGGAACCGTAAATTTCAAAGAGGGAGCAGTGGTTTTGAAAGGAAACAAACTTAGCGGTGGTAACTTTACTGTGGATATGGCAAGCCTAACAGCTACTGACCTATCTGGAGAATACCAAGGAAAATTGAATGGTCACTTGAAAGCAGATGACTTTTTTGGAACCGCTAAATTCCCAACAGCTACGCTAGTTTTCAAAAAAATCGGAACAAAATCTGCCAATGTTTATACTGTAACTGCAGATTTAACCATCAAAGGAATCACTAAGCCAGTAACTTTTGATATGACAGTTACAGGAAATTCTGCTACAACAAAATTTATGGTAGATCGTACAAAATACGATATCAAATACAACTCTAAATCTTTCTTCGAAAGCATTGGTGACAAAGCTATCTATGATGATTTCGAATTAAATGTAAAACTTGTATTCTAA
- the trpC gene encoding indole-3-glycerol phosphate synthase TrpC, protein MNILDRIIIDKRREVILKKSIIPVSQLEASVFFEKNALSLSENLRHSPSGIIAEHKRRSPSKAEINYSFTVEEVVKGYENAGACGISVLTDGKYFGGSLDDLLLARASVNIPLLRKEFIVDEYQILEAKAHGADLILLIAAVLTREEIKSLSEFAKGLGLEVLLEVHNLEELEKSIMPSLDMIGVNNRNLKTFEVSLDFSKKLADHIPNDFVKVSESGISSIEAINELKPFGYKGFLIGENFMKTDNAGEAAMEFISKLI, encoded by the coding sequence ATGAATATATTAGACAGAATCATCATTGACAAAAGGCGAGAAGTCATTCTTAAGAAATCCATCATTCCCGTTTCGCAATTGGAAGCTTCGGTTTTTTTTGAGAAAAACGCCCTTTCTTTGAGCGAAAATTTGCGACACAGCCCATCGGGAATCATCGCCGAACACAAACGTCGTTCACCTTCGAAAGCTGAAATTAATTATAGTTTCACCGTGGAAGAAGTGGTAAAAGGTTATGAAAATGCGGGCGCTTGTGGGATTTCAGTCTTAACGGACGGAAAATACTTTGGTGGTTCATTAGACGATTTACTATTGGCCAGAGCTTCAGTGAACATTCCGTTATTGCGAAAAGAATTCATTGTAGATGAATACCAAATCCTCGAAGCTAAAGCCCACGGAGCCGATTTAATTTTGCTGATTGCTGCCGTTTTGACTCGTGAAGAAATCAAAAGTTTATCCGAATTTGCCAAAGGTTTAGGTCTGGAAGTTTTATTGGAAGTGCATAATTTAGAAGAATTAGAGAAATCGATAATGCCTAGCTTAGATATGATTGGCGTGAACAACAGAAACCTAAAAACTTTCGAAGTCAGCTTGGATTTCAGTAAAAAATTGGCAGACCATATTCCAAATGATTTCGTAAAAGTTTCCGAAAGCGGTATTTCGTCCATCGAAGCCATCAACGAGCTAAAACCTTTTGGTTATAAAGGTTTCTTGATTGGAGAAAACTTTATGAAAACCGACAATGCCGGCGAAGCTGCAATGGAATTTATTTCAAAATTAATTTAA
- the trpD gene encoding anthranilate phosphoribosyltransferase: protein MKTILNRLINHEMLSKEEAKSVLFNISKGSYNPSQIASFLTVYMMRSISIEELAGFREALQELCIKVDLSDYNTIDLCGTGGDGKDTFNISTLAAFVAAGAGIKVAKHGNYGVSSISGSSNVLEKVGVKFSNDSDFLKKCIDQAGICILHAPLFHPAMKNVGPIRKELGIRTFFNMLGPMINPSFPKNQLVGVYNLELARKYAYLYQNTDINYTILHSLEGYDEISLTCPTKTITKSMEGILKPEDFGVRQLSQNEIEGGKTIDESAAMFMNIISGIGSEAQNNVVCANAGMAIATVTKCSPLEGFTIAKESLVTKKGLAALKKLQELSK, encoded by the coding sequence ATGAAAACAATATTAAACAGACTTATCAACCACGAAATGCTTTCGAAAGAAGAAGCCAAAAGCGTTTTGTTCAACATTTCCAAAGGAAGTTATAATCCCAGTCAAATTGCTTCATTTTTGACTGTTTATATGATGCGAAGCATCAGTATCGAGGAATTAGCCGGCTTTCGCGAAGCCTTGCAAGAATTGTGTATTAAAGTCGATTTATCCGATTATAATACCATCGATTTATGCGGAACTGGTGGTGACGGTAAGGACACTTTCAACATCTCGACTTTGGCTGCTTTTGTCGCTGCAGGAGCGGGAATTAAAGTGGCAAAACACGGAAACTATGGCGTTTCATCCATTTCTGGTTCGAGTAATGTATTGGAAAAAGTAGGGGTAAAATTCAGCAATGACAGTGATTTTTTGAAAAAATGTATCGACCAAGCTGGAATTTGTATTTTGCACGCCCCTCTATTTCATCCTGCAATGAAAAACGTAGGCCCTATTCGAAAAGAATTAGGAATAAGAACGTTTTTTAATATGTTGGGGCCAATGATCAATCCCTCTTTTCCTAAAAACCAATTGGTCGGCGTTTACAACCTAGAATTGGCTAGAAAATATGCGTATTTATACCAAAACACGGACATCAATTACACCATTTTACATTCATTAGAAGGTTATGATGAAATCTCTTTGACCTGTCCAACCAAAACGATTACAAAAAGTATGGAAGGCATTTTGAAGCCAGAAGATTTTGGCGTTCGCCAATTGTCACAAAACGAAATCGAAGGCGGAAAAACCATCGACGAATCGGCGGCAATGTTTATGAATATCATTTCAGGAATCGGTAGTGAAGCTCAAAATAATGTAGTTTGTGCCAATGCGGGAATGGCCATTGCGACGGTCACCAAATGCAGTCCGCTGGAAGGTTTTACAATTGCCAAAGAAAGTTTAGTTACTAAAAAAGGATTGGCAGCTTTAAAAAAATTACAAGAATTAAGTAAATAA
- a CDS encoding phosphoribosylanthranilate isomerase, translated as MKLKICGMKYPENILEIGALLPDYMGFIFWEKSARYFDGAMPDLPKSIKKVGVFVNASLDEILDKIQKYDLQAVQLHGQESVEFCKNLKKNIPNLTDIIKVFSILDTFDFAELKPFEKVCDFFLFDTKGKLPGGNGTAFDWKVLENYPSTKPFFLSGGIGIEEIKKLVEMMQSDVSTKKLPIHAIDVNSKFEIEPGLKNIQLCRDVAMQRLQNK; from the coding sequence ATGAAACTCAAAATCTGCGGAATGAAATATCCCGAAAATATCCTCGAAATAGGCGCGCTCCTACCCGATTATATGGGCTTTATATTCTGGGAGAAATCGGCTAGATATTTTGATGGTGCAATGCCTGATTTACCAAAATCAATCAAGAAAGTCGGGGTTTTTGTGAATGCTTCTTTGGATGAAATTTTAGATAAAATTCAAAAATACGATTTGCAAGCAGTTCAATTACACGGACAAGAATCGGTTGAATTTTGCAAAAACTTAAAAAAAAATATACCAAACCTGACAGATATCATAAAAGTTTTTTCAATTTTAGATACCTTTGACTTTGCAGAATTAAAACCCTTCGAAAAGGTGTGTGATTTTTTCCTTTTTGACACCAAGGGAAAATTGCCCGGAGGCAACGGAACCGCCTTCGATTGGAAGGTTTTGGAAAATTATCCGTCAACCAAACCGTTTTTTCTGAGTGGAGGAATTGGAATAGAAGAAATAAAAAAATTGGTAGAGATGATGCAATCCGACGTCTCTACAAAAAAATTACCCATTCACGCCATCGATGTGAACAGTAAATTTGAAATAGAACCCGGATTAAAAAATATACAATTATGTAGAGACGTTGCAATGCAACGTCTCCAAAATAAATAA
- the trpB gene encoding tryptophan synthase subunit beta has product MSYNVNEKGYYGEFGGAFIPEMLYPNVEELRQNYLKITAEPEFQAEFDALLKDYVGRPTPLYFAERLSKKYNTKIYLKREDLCHTGAHKVNNTIGQILLAKRLGKTRIIAETGAGQHGVATATVCALMGLQCIVYMGEIDIKRQAPNVARMKMLGAEVRPALSGSRTLKDATNEAIRDWINNPVDTYYIIGSVVGPHPYPDMVARFQSVISKETKIQLLEKEGRENPDHVIACVGGGSNAAGAFYHYLDNPEVNIIAVEAAGLGVDSGESAATSALGKIGVIHGSKTLLMQSADGQITEPYSISAGLDYPGVGPMHANLFASGRAEFISITDEQAMQFGLELSQLEGIIPAIESAHAFAVLEQKKFKPSDLVIINLSGRGDKDLNTYIDYFKL; this is encoded by the coding sequence ATGTCATACAACGTTAACGAAAAAGGTTATTACGGAGAATTTGGTGGAGCATTCATACCTGAAATGTTGTATCCCAATGTAGAGGAACTACGCCAAAACTATTTAAAAATTACAGCAGAACCTGAATTCCAGGCAGAATTTGATGCCTTGCTCAAGGATTATGTAGGTCGCCCGACTCCGCTGTATTTTGCGGAACGACTGTCTAAAAAATACAATACTAAAATCTACCTCAAAAGAGAAGATTTATGCCATACTGGTGCTCATAAAGTAAACAATACAATTGGGCAAATTTTATTGGCCAAACGATTGGGCAAAACCAGAATCATAGCCGAAACTGGCGCAGGTCAACATGGTGTTGCCACAGCAACGGTTTGTGCTTTGATGGGTTTGCAATGTATCGTGTACATGGGAGAAATCGACATCAAACGTCAAGCTCCAAATGTGGCTCGAATGAAAATGTTGGGAGCCGAGGTTCGTCCGGCACTTTCAGGTTCACGAACGCTAAAAGATGCTACCAACGAAGCCATTCGCGATTGGATCAACAATCCCGTGGACACTTATTATATCATCGGCTCGGTGGTTGGCCCGCATCCTTATCCTGATATGGTGGCGCGTTTTCAGAGTGTCATTTCCAAAGAAACAAAAATACAATTGCTAGAAAAAGAAGGACGAGAAAATCCTGATCACGTCATAGCCTGCGTTGGTGGCGGAAGCAATGCTGCGGGTGCTTTTTACCATTATTTAGATAATCCTGAGGTCAATATTATTGCTGTTGAAGCAGCGGGTTTGGGTGTAGATTCGGGCGAAAGTGCAGCCACTTCTGCTTTGGGCAAAATAGGTGTCATTCACGGTAGTAAAACCTTGCTGATGCAATCAGCTGACGGTCAAATTACCGAACCCTACTCCATTTCAGCCGGATTAGATTACCCTGGAGTGGGACCTATGCACGCCAATTTATTCGCTTCAGGTCGAGCAGAATTCATCTCGATTACCGATGAACAAGCCATGCAATTTGGATTAGAACTTTCACAACTCGAAGGGATCATTCCAGCGATAGAAAGTGCCCACGCCTTTGCGGTTTTAGAACAAAAAAAATTCAAACCTTCAGACCTCGTCATTATCAATTTATCGGGACGTGGTGACAAAGATTTGAACACCTATATTGATTATTTCAAATTATAA
- a CDS encoding MarR family winged helix-turn-helix transcriptional regulator, translating into MKIEDEIKSTVPLDNSKKVILNILYTQNVVTDKLNEILKPYDLSAEQYNVLRILRGQKGCPANMCSIQERMLAKTSNTTRLVDKLLLKELVTREVCSENRRKIEVLITTKGLELLSELDPKIKEHEHSFAKNLNREELEILNDLLEKYRNHYN; encoded by the coding sequence ATGAAAATTGAAGACGAAATAAAAAGTACAGTGCCTTTAGACAATTCCAAAAAAGTAATTTTAAATATCCTTTACACACAAAATGTGGTAACCGACAAATTAAATGAAATTTTGAAGCCTTACGATTTATCAGCTGAACAATATAATGTATTGCGAATATTAAGAGGTCAAAAAGGTTGTCCGGCGAATATGTGCTCTATTCAGGAGCGAATGTTAGCCAAAACGAGCAACACCACCCGATTGGTAGATAAATTATTATTGAAAGAGCTGGTCACAAGAGAGGTGTGTAGCGAAAATCGACGAAAAATTGAAGTGCTAATTACTACCAAGGGCCTAGAACTTTTATCTGAATTAGACCCAAAAATAAAGGAACACGAGCATTCATTTGCCAAAAACTTAAATAGAGAAGAGTTAGAAATTCTCAACGACTTATTAGAAAAATATAGAAATCATTACAATTAA
- a CDS encoding anthranilate synthase component II, with amino-acid sequence MNNNNTSATTTPPSGAGGAILVIDNYDSFTYNLVHYLEDLNCEVTVYRNDEFDIDEISHFDKILLSPGPGIPDEAGLLKAVIAKYASTKSILGVCLGQQAIGEVFGGTLSNLDKVYHGVSSMVKTSVDDELLFEGLGTEFEVGRYHSWVVDANLPDVLEATSFDENGQVMSLRHKTFDVRGVQFHPESVLTPNGKKILENWLKN; translated from the coding sequence ATGAATAACAACAATACATCCGCAACAACAACTCCCCCTTCGGGGGCGGGGGGGGCTATTTTAGTCATAGACAATTACGATAGCTTCACTTACAACTTGGTGCATTATCTAGAAGATTTGAATTGCGAAGTTACCGTTTACCGAAACGATGAATTCGATATCGACGAAATCTCGCATTTCGACAAAATATTGCTTTCGCCAGGACCGGGAATTCCTGATGAAGCCGGTTTATTGAAAGCTGTGATTGCCAAATATGCTTCAACCAAAAGTATTCTTGGTGTTTGCCTCGGACAGCAAGCTATCGGAGAAGTTTTTGGCGGAACCTTGTCGAATTTAGATAAAGTCTATCACGGGGTTTCATCTATGGTAAAAACTTCGGTAGATGATGAACTTTTATTCGAAGGTTTAGGAACCGAATTCGAAGTAGGTCGATACCATTCGTGGGTGGTTGATGCCAATTTGCCTGATGTTCTTGAAGCCACCTCATTCGACGAAAATGGACAAGTAATGTCGTTGCGTCACAAAACATTTGATGTGCGTGGCGTTCAGTTTCACCCAGAAAGCGTTTTAACACCAAACGGGAAGAAAATTTTAGAAAACTGGCTGAAGAATTAG